In Panicum virgatum strain AP13 chromosome 4N, P.virgatum_v5, whole genome shotgun sequence, a single window of DNA contains:
- the LOC120670673 gene encoding proline-rich receptor-like protein kinase PERK12, giving the protein MEPPGSKSSFSYEELTSITSNFSRDNVIGEGGFGCVYKGWLADGKCVAVKQLKAGSGQGEREFQAEVEIISRVHHRHLVSLVGYCIAQHHRMLIYEFVPNGTLEHHLHSRGMPVMDWPTRLKIAIGAAKGLAYLHEDCHPRIIHRDIKSANILLDYSFEAQVADFGLAKLSNDTHTHVSTRIMGTFGYLAPEYASSGKLTDRSDVFSFGVVLLELITGRKPVDQTRPGEESLVEWARPVLVDAVETGDLDAVVDPRLEGAYNRGEMIVMVEAAAACVRHSAPKRPRMVQVMRALDDEGSMSDLSNGVKVGQSRNYHDSGQEAAAIQQLRLTAFASEQYTGEFEQSSGEYRGAYSETQPINRR; this is encoded by the exons ATGGAGCCGCCGGGGTCCAAGTCGTCCTTCAGCTACGAGGAGCTGACGAGCATCACGAGCAACTTCTCCCGGGACAACGTGATCGGCGAGGGCGGGTTCGGGTGCGTGTACAAGGGGTGGCTGGCCGACGGCAAGTGCGTGGCCGTGAAGCAGCTCAAGGCCGGCAGCGGGCAGGGGGAGCGCGAGTTCCAGGCGGAGGTGGAGATCATCAGCCGCGTGCACCACCGCCACCTCGTCTCCCTCGTCGGCTACTGCATCGCGCAGCACCACCGGATGCTCATCTACGAGTTCGTCCCCAACGGCACCCTGGAGCACCATCTCCACA GTCGCGGCATGCCGGTGATGGACTGGCCAACAAGGCTCAAGATCGCCATTGGCGCCGCAAAGGGATTGGCGTACCTGCACGAAGATT GTCACCCTAGGATCATCCACAGGGACATCAAGTCCGCCAACATTCTGCTCGATTATTCCTTCGAAGCACAG GTTGCAGATTTCGGGCTGGCCAAGCTCTCCAACGACACGCACACGCATGTCTCCACTCGCATCATGGGGACGTTTGG GTACCTTGCCCCGGAGTACGCGTCGAGCGGGAAGCTGACGGACCGGTCGGACGTGTTCTCCTTCGGCGTCGTGCTGCTGGAGCTCATCACCGGACGGAAGCCCGTCGACCAGACGCGCCCAGGGGAGGAGAGCCTCGTCGAATGG GCACGGCCGGTCCTCGTGGACGCCGTCGAGACGGGCGACCTCGACGCGGTGGTCGACCCCCGGCTCGAGGGCGCCTACAACCGGGGCGAGATGATCGTGATGGTggaggccgcggccgcgtgCGTCCGCCACTCGGCTCCCAAGCGCCCGCGGATGGTGCAG GTGATGAGGGCGCTGGACGACGAAGGGAGCATGTCGGACCTGAGCAACGGGGTGAAGGTGGGGCAGAGCCGGAACTACCACGACTCCGGGCAGGAGGCGGCCGCCATCCAGCAGCTCCGCCTCACCGCCTTCGCCTCCGAGCAGTACACCGGGGAGTTTGAGCAGTCGTCGGGGGAGTACCGCGGGGCCTACTCGGAGACGCAACCGATCAACCGGAGATGA